One genomic segment of Acinetobacter sp. C26M includes these proteins:
- a CDS encoding efflux RND transporter periplasmic adaptor subunit, whose translation MSLSRKQLTLSAVILAIFATGGSFILFQENADAKATSTASAPPAATVDIASVVSQTITDWQEYSGRLEAIDQVDVRPQVSGKLIAVHFKDGSLVNKGDLLFTIDPRPFEAELNRAKAQLASAEAQVTYSSANLGRNQRLIQSNAIAHQELDQAENEARSANANLQAAKAAVETARLNLEYTRITAPVSGRISRAEVTVGNVVSAGNGAQVLTSLVSVSRLYASFDVDEQTYLKYISNQRNSAQVPVYLGLANESGFSREGYISSIDNNLNTTSGTIRVRATFDNPKGVMLPGLYARIRLGGGQPRAAILISPTAIGVDQDKRFVVVVDAKNQTAYREVKLGAQQDGLQIINSGLQVGDRIVVNGLQRIRPGDAVNPHLVAMPNPQIITDNTAQQPQPTDKTPTSAKG comes from the coding sequence ATGTCACTTTCTCGCAAACAGCTAACGCTGTCTGCCGTCATTCTTGCTATTTTTGCAACGGGTGGCAGTTTTATTCTCTTCCAAGAAAATGCAGATGCGAAAGCCACTTCCACAGCAAGTGCACCGCCTGCTGCAACCGTTGATATCGCCAGTGTCGTTAGTCAGACCATTACCGATTGGCAAGAATACTCTGGACGTCTCGAAGCCATCGATCAAGTTGATGTTCGTCCACAAGTCTCAGGCAAACTGATTGCCGTGCATTTTAAAGATGGCAGTTTAGTGAATAAGGGCGACTTACTATTCACCATTGACCCACGGCCTTTTGAAGCAGAACTGAATCGCGCCAAAGCACAACTGGCTTCTGCTGAAGCGCAAGTGACGTACTCTTCAGCTAACTTAGGCCGCAACCAGCGTTTAATTCAAAGTAATGCGATTGCCCATCAAGAACTCGATCAAGCGGAAAATGAAGCTCGCTCGGCCAATGCCAACCTGCAAGCAGCCAAAGCTGCAGTGGAAACCGCCCGTTTAAATCTGGAATATACCCGTATTACGGCACCTGTTAGTGGCCGTATTTCACGTGCCGAAGTCACGGTGGGTAACGTGGTTTCAGCAGGCAATGGTGCACAAGTCCTCACCAGTTTAGTCTCGGTGTCACGTCTGTATGCTTCTTTCGATGTCGATGAACAAACCTATCTGAAATATATCAGCAATCAACGCAATTCAGCCCAAGTCCCCGTTTATCTAGGTCTTGCGAATGAGTCTGGTTTTAGCCGTGAAGGTTATATCAGTTCGATCGACAATAATTTAAATACCACTTCAGGCACCATTCGGGTACGTGCCACCTTTGATAATCCCAAAGGTGTGATGCTCCCTGGGCTGTATGCCCGCATTCGTTTGGGCGGAGGACAACCACGCGCAGCGATTCTGATTAGCCCGACTGCGATTGGTGTCGATCAGGACAAACGTTTTGTGGTGGTGGTCGATGCGAAAAATCAAACTGCATACCGTGAAGTAAAACTCGGCGCACAACAAGATGGTCTGCAAATCATCAATAGTGGTCTGCAAGTCGGTGATCGAATCGTGGTGAATGGTTTGCAACGTATTCGTCCGGGTGATGCTGTGAACCCACATCTGGTCGCTATGCCGAATCCTCAAATCATTACCGATAACACAGCACAACAACCTCAGCCTACAGATAAAACCCCAACTTCGGCAAAAGGTTAA
- a CDS encoding type VI secretion system immunity protein, TaeI family produces MLHPDYEKDFREMFGEPIDKVEVTDELIKKYRGKLPESILEQWRVIGFAGYLNGLYWITNPDDYEEVIYDWLEDTPLVDDDVYYVLARSAFGELLLWGENNFYRYYIKPMEGILHDTEEKTETAEFYGDLFFFYSDKDSLDHIDKNGKKLFNRAVKKLGVLKADEMYAFEPALALGGEESLSHLAKVNLPVHMKLLKQVTPLHLRDFGDLSTALYGVSYNVDELVSQDFIKQESVKAGEICPKSGYWFTVSQENSRRYFKQGDVLPEIKNQDWGEVYWQFDCE; encoded by the coding sequence ATGTTACACCCTGATTATGAAAAAGATTTTAGAGAGATGTTTGGTGAGCCAATTGATAAAGTTGAGGTAACAGATGAGCTTATAAAAAAATATCGTGGCAAACTACCTGAAAGTATCTTGGAGCAGTGGCGAGTTATTGGTTTTGCTGGGTATTTAAATGGATTGTACTGGATTACAAATCCTGATGATTATGAAGAAGTCATTTATGATTGGTTGGAAGATACACCTTTAGTCGATGATGATGTTTATTATGTATTGGCACGCTCAGCTTTTGGTGAATTATTACTCTGGGGCGAAAATAATTTTTATAGATATTATATAAAGCCGATGGAAGGTATTTTACATGATACCGAGGAAAAAACGGAAACCGCAGAATTCTATGGGGACCTATTTTTTTTCTATTCAGATAAAGACTCATTAGATCATATTGATAAAAATGGGAAAAAGTTATTTAATCGTGCGGTGAAAAAACTTGGTGTTTTAAAAGCAGATGAAATGTATGCTTTTGAGCCTGCACTTGCTTTAGGTGGTGAAGAGTCCTTAAGCCATTTGGCAAAAGTTAATTTACCAGTCCACATGAAATTATTAAAGCAGGTAACGCCACTTCATTTAAGAGATTTTGGAGATCTATCTACTGCACTCTATGGTGTTTCATACAATGTTGACGAATTAGTAAGTCAAGATTTTATAAAACAGGAATCGGTAAAAGCAGGGGAAATTTGTCCAAAATCAGGATATTGGTTTACTGTATCTCAGGAAAATTCTCGCCGATACTTTAAACAAGGAGATGTGTTGCCTGAAATTAAAAATCAGGATTGGGGCGAAGTATATTGGCAGTTTGATTGTGAGTAA
- a CDS encoding PoNe immunity protein domain-containing protein has protein sequence MDFENKKRQLFITERYFIKSKEYHEEGIPLYLESDAYEDDEYNCGEASRWQSITLTYWDLLLLGYTSGEPIEELFPLFENIIVGYTKQSEALAVFKGTVKPSVINGEGGFIALSMISLAVLLNQKKCCQL, from the coding sequence ATGGATTTTGAAAATAAGAAAAGACAGCTTTTTATAACAGAGAGATATTTTATAAAATCGAAGGAATATCATGAGGAAGGAATTCCTTTATATCTAGAAAGTGATGCATATGAAGATGATGAATATAATTGTGGTGAGGCATCTAGATGGCAATCGATTACACTGACATATTGGGATCTGCTTCTTCTAGGATATACATCTGGAGAACCTATAGAAGAGCTTTTTCCTTTATTTGAAAATATAATAGTTGGTTACACAAAACAGTCAGAAGCATTAGCAGTTTTTAAAGGAACCGTAAAGCCATCAGTTATTAATGGTGAAGGTGGTTTTATTGCATTATCAATGATCAGTTTGGCTGTTTTACTTAATCAGAAAAAATGCTGCCAACTATAA
- the adeG gene encoding multidrug efflux RND transporter permease subunit AdeG → MNISKFFIDRPIFAGVLSVLILLAGLLSLFQLPISEYPEVVPPSVVVRAQYPGANPKVIAETVASPLEESINGVENMLYMQSQANSDGNLTITVNFKLGIDPDKAQQLVQNRVSQALPRLPEDVQRLGVTTLKSSPTLTMVVHLTSPDNRYDMTYLRNYAVLNVKDRLARLQGVGEVGLFGSGDYAMRVWLDPQKVAQRNLTATEIVNAIREQNIQVAAGTIGAAPNNSPLQLSVNAQGRLSTEQEFADIILKTAADGAVTRLGDVARVELAASQYGLRSLLDNKQAVAIPIFQAPGANALQVSDQVRSTMAELSKDFPASIKYDIVYDPTQFVRSSIKAVIHTLLEAIALVVVVVILFLQTWRASIIPLLAVPVSIIGTFALMLAFGYSINALSLFGMVLAIGIVVDDAIVVVENVERNIEAGLSPRDATYRAMREVSGPIIAIALTLVAVFVPLAFMTGLTGQFYKQFAMTIAISTVISAFNSLTLSPALAAMLLKGHDAKPDFLTRVMNRIFGRFFVLFNRVFSRASDQYGRGVSRVISHKTSAMGVYAVLLGLTIGISYIVPGGFVPAQDKQYLISFAQLPNGASLDRTETVIRKMSDAALKQPGVESAVAFPGLSINGFTNSSSAGIVFVTLKPFAERKAADLSANAIAGALNQKYSAIQDAYIAVFPPPPVMGLGTMGGFKLQLEDRGTLGYAELNNAAQSFMKAAQSAPELGPMFSSYQINVPQLNVDLDRVKAKQQGVAVTDVFNTMQIYLGSQYVNDFNRFGRVYQVRAQADAPFRANPEDILQLKTRNNAGQMVPLSSLVNVTQTYGPEMVVRYNGYTAADINGGPAPGYSSSQAEAAVERIAAETLPRGVKFEWTDLTYQKILAGNAGLWVFPISVLLVFLVLAAQYESLTLPLAVILIVPMGILAALTGVWLTGGDNNIFTQIGLMVLVGLACKNAILIVEFARELEMQGATAFNAAVEASRLRLRPILMTSIAFIMGVVPLVTSTGAGAEMRHAMGVAVFFGMIGVTFFGLFLTPAFYVLIRTLNSKHKLHSAAVHEAPLHSSHDH, encoded by the coding sequence ATGAATATTTCTAAATTTTTTATTGATCGCCCGATCTTTGCCGGGGTGCTGTCCGTCCTGATTCTACTGGCGGGCTTACTCTCCCTTTTCCAACTGCCCATTTCTGAATATCCAGAAGTGGTGCCGCCTTCTGTGGTGGTGCGCGCCCAATATCCTGGTGCCAACCCGAAAGTAATTGCTGAAACGGTTGCTTCTCCTTTAGAGGAATCCATCAACGGCGTAGAGAACATGCTGTATATGCAGTCTCAAGCCAATAGCGATGGCAACCTAACCATTACCGTCAATTTCAAACTCGGGATTGATCCAGATAAAGCGCAGCAACTGGTCCAGAATCGGGTTTCTCAAGCCCTGCCACGTTTGCCTGAAGATGTACAACGTCTGGGTGTGACCACGTTAAAAAGCTCACCAACTTTGACCATGGTGGTGCATCTGACCTCACCGGATAATCGCTATGACATGACCTACTTGCGTAACTATGCAGTGCTCAATGTCAAAGACCGTCTGGCACGCCTACAGGGTGTGGGTGAAGTTGGTCTGTTTGGTTCAGGCGATTACGCCATGCGCGTATGGTTAGACCCACAAAAGGTGGCACAACGTAACCTCACCGCGACTGAAATCGTCAATGCGATTCGCGAACAGAATATTCAGGTTGCCGCAGGAACTATTGGTGCAGCACCCAATAATTCTCCTTTACAACTATCGGTGAATGCGCAAGGTCGTTTAAGTACCGAACAGGAATTTGCCGATATTATTTTAAAAACGGCTGCGGATGGTGCGGTAACACGATTGGGTGATGTGGCACGTGTTGAACTAGCAGCTTCACAATATGGCTTACGTTCATTACTGGACAATAAACAGGCCGTTGCGATTCCAATTTTCCAAGCACCGGGTGCCAATGCCTTACAAGTCTCTGACCAAGTACGTAGCACCATGGCGGAACTGTCCAAAGATTTTCCAGCATCAATTAAATACGACATTGTTTACGACCCAACCCAATTCGTACGTTCAAGTATCAAAGCGGTGATTCATACCCTGCTTGAAGCAATTGCACTGGTGGTTGTGGTGGTGATCTTATTCCTGCAAACATGGCGGGCTTCGATTATTCCTTTACTGGCAGTACCTGTTTCAATCATTGGTACCTTTGCCTTAATGCTGGCCTTTGGTTATTCCATCAATGCACTGTCACTGTTCGGGATGGTACTCGCCATCGGGATTGTGGTTGATGACGCCATCGTGGTGGTGGAAAATGTCGAGCGGAATATTGAAGCGGGGCTCAGTCCAAGAGATGCGACCTACCGTGCCATGCGTGAAGTCAGTGGACCGATTATTGCCATTGCGTTGACCTTGGTTGCCGTGTTCGTCCCTCTGGCCTTTATGACAGGATTAACAGGGCAATTCTATAAACAGTTCGCCATGACCATTGCCATCTCAACCGTGATTTCGGCATTCAACTCCCTCACTCTGTCTCCTGCTTTGGCCGCCATGTTGCTGAAAGGTCATGATGCCAAACCTGATTTCCTGACCCGCGTGATGAACCGTATCTTCGGACGTTTCTTTGTCCTATTTAACCGTGTATTTTCACGTGCATCGGATCAATATGGTCGTGGCGTCAGTCGGGTTATTTCGCATAAAACCTCAGCGATGGGTGTCTATGCAGTACTACTCGGTCTGACCATTGGGATTTCTTATATCGTTCCGGGCGGCTTTGTCCCAGCACAAGATAAGCAGTACCTAATCAGTTTTGCCCAATTACCAAATGGTGCCTCACTTGATCGAACTGAAACCGTGATTCGTAAAATGAGTGATGCTGCACTAAAACAACCTGGCGTGGAAAGTGCAGTGGCTTTCCCTGGTTTATCCATTAATGGTTTCACCAACAGTTCCAGTGCAGGGATTGTCTTTGTCACTTTGAAACCTTTTGCTGAACGCAAAGCAGCTGATCTGTCTGCCAATGCTATTGCAGGTGCTTTGAATCAGAAATATTCCGCAATTCAAGATGCTTATATTGCAGTATTCCCACCACCACCGGTGATGGGTCTCGGAACTATGGGTGGCTTTAAACTCCAGCTGGAAGATCGCGGTACTTTAGGCTATGCCGAATTGAATAACGCAGCGCAATCCTTTATGAAGGCGGCACAATCTGCACCTGAATTGGGGCCAATGTTCTCCAGTTATCAAATCAATGTGCCGCAACTGAATGTTGATCTGGATCGGGTCAAAGCCAAGCAACAAGGCGTTGCCGTGACCGATGTATTTAATACCATGCAGATTTACCTCGGCTCACAATACGTGAATGACTTTAACCGCTTTGGTCGCGTCTATCAGGTGCGTGCCCAAGCCGATGCACCCTTCCGTGCCAATCCTGAAGATATTTTACAGCTTAAAACCCGTAACAATGCTGGACAAATGGTACCACTGTCTTCTTTGGTCAATGTGACTCAAACCTATGGTCCAGAAATGGTGGTGCGCTATAACGGCTATACCGCAGCGGATATTAATGGTGGACCTGCACCGGGTTATTCATCAAGCCAAGCCGAAGCTGCGGTTGAACGGATTGCTGCTGAAACCTTGCCACGTGGGGTGAAGTTTGAATGGACCGACTTGACCTATCAAAAGATCTTGGCAGGTAATGCTGGATTATGGGTGTTCCCGATCAGTGTGCTGTTAGTGTTCTTAGTCTTAGCTGCTCAATATGAAAGCCTCACCTTGCCATTGGCTGTAATTCTGATTGTCCCAATGGGTATCTTGGCGGCACTAACAGGGGTTTGGCTCACAGGCGGTGATAACAACATCTTTACCCAAATCGGCTTGATGGTACTGGTCGGGCTGGCCTGTAAGAATGCCATCTTGATCGTGGAATTTGCCCGAGAACTGGAAATGCAAGGCGCGACTGCATTCAATGCTGCGGTTGAAGCCAGCCGTTTACGTTTACGTCCGATTCTGATGACCTCAATCGCCTTCATTATGGGTGTGGTTCCATTGGTTACTTCGACAGGTGCAGGTGCTGAAATGCGTCATGCCATGGGCGTTGCGGTGTTCTTTGGCATGATCGGAGTGACCTTCTTTGGTTTGTTCCTGACACCTGCCTTCTATGTATTGATTCGTACCCTGAACAGCAAACATAAACTGCATTCGGCAGCTGTGCATGAAGCACCACTGCACAGTTCACACGATCACTAA
- a CDS encoding PoNe immunity protein domain-containing protein yields MLPTIKELINGENEGQTGEDEVINKFFKILDPKHPNTNNDGVYSYDYSPLCDVIDNVLDKDDKAHALEVLDSYLSDWYGIHKNTLWYNSHLDFDNGFSYVGYWAFEAAFLVYMLDLDDTSLHKYLYYPKDIVQWVRSNKKENDIELNFEKIKVLAGDVSPKSGYWYNIVKEKSRQYFNQGEILPKIKDQDWGKYIGIGMVKINLII; encoded by the coding sequence ATGCTGCCAACTATAAAAGAGTTAATCAATGGGGAAAATGAAGGTCAAACAGGAGAGGATGAGGTAATAAATAAATTTTTCAAAATTTTAGATCCTAAGCATCCAAATACAAATAATGATGGAGTTTATAGTTATGATTACTCTCCTTTATGTGATGTGATAGATAATGTTTTAGATAAAGATGATAAAGCTCATGCTCTTGAAGTGCTAGATAGTTATTTGTCAGATTGGTATGGGATTCATAAAAATACTCTTTGGTATAATAGTCACTTAGACTTCGATAATGGTTTTTCATATGTCGGGTATTGGGCATTTGAGGCTGCTTTTTTAGTATATATGCTTGACTTGGATGATACTTCTTTGCATAAATATTTATATTATCCAAAAGATATAGTGCAATGGGTTAGAAGTAATAAGAAAGAAAATGATATTGAATTAAATTTTGAAAAAATTAAAGTGTTAGCTGGTGATGTAAGTCCAAAGTCTGGCTATTGGTATAACATAGTAAAAGAAAAATCACGCCAATATTTTAATCAGGGAGAGATCTTACCAAAAATTAAAGATCAGGACTGGGGGAAGTATATTGGTATTGGGATGGTGAAAATTAATTTAATCATTTGA
- a CDS encoding LysR family transcriptional regulator: MDLFHAMRVFNKVVETNSFSLAADSLGLPRASVTTTIQGLEKHLQVRLLNRTTRKLSLTPDGAVYYDRTLRILADVEDIEASFHDEQRGPRGRLRIDLPVSIGRLILIPRLREFHHRYPDIELVIGLNDRPVDLVGEAIDCAIRVGELQDSSLIARRIGTFQCATAASACYLEKYGEPKTLEDLQKNHQAIHFFSSRTGRNFDWDFVVDDLIQSVSVNGHVSVNDGDAYIDLALQGFGLIQGPRYMLTNHFEAGTLKEVLPQWTCAPMPISVVYLQSRHLSQKVRVFVDWVAELFAGCPLLGGSALPLDQKCEFACDQKTNHEYTIRTLVEQHNIAEARALKT; the protein is encoded by the coding sequence GTGGACCTATTTCATGCAATGAGAGTCTTTAATAAAGTGGTTGAAACCAACAGCTTTAGTCTGGCTGCTGATAGTCTTGGGCTACCGCGTGCTTCTGTTACCACGACCATTCAGGGTTTAGAAAAACATTTACAGGTTCGTTTACTGAATCGAACCACCCGTAAACTGAGCTTAACACCCGATGGGGCAGTGTATTATGACCGTACGCTGAGAATTTTGGCCGATGTCGAAGATATTGAGGCCTCCTTTCACGATGAGCAACGAGGGCCACGAGGCCGTTTACGTATTGATCTACCTGTCTCGATTGGTCGTTTAATTTTAATTCCAAGATTACGAGAGTTTCATCATCGTTATCCCGATATTGAATTGGTGATTGGCTTGAATGATCGCCCAGTTGATTTGGTGGGAGAGGCGATTGATTGTGCCATTCGGGTTGGAGAATTGCAGGATTCAAGTTTAATTGCACGCCGTATTGGTACGTTCCAGTGTGCTACGGCAGCATCGGCCTGCTATTTAGAAAAATATGGTGAACCGAAGACACTGGAAGATTTACAAAAAAATCATCAAGCGATTCATTTCTTCTCCAGTCGTACAGGGCGCAATTTTGACTGGGATTTTGTGGTCGATGATTTAATCCAAAGTGTCAGTGTCAATGGGCATGTGTCTGTCAATGATGGAGATGCCTATATTGACTTGGCGCTGCAAGGTTTTGGTTTGATTCAAGGGCCGCGTTATATGTTGACCAACCATTTTGAAGCAGGGACTTTAAAAGAAGTCTTGCCGCAGTGGACATGTGCACCGATGCCGATTTCAGTGGTATATCTACAGAGTCGGCATTTATCCCAAAAAGTTCGGGTCTTTGTCGATTGGGTGGCAGAACTGTTTGCAGGTTGTCCACTATTGGGTGGTAGTGCTTTGCCGCTGGATCAGAAATGTGAATTTGCCTGTGACCAAAAAACCAATCATGAATATACCATTCGGACTTTGGTGGAGCAGCATAATATTGCTGAGGCGCGGGCTTTGAAGACTTAA
- a CDS encoding efflux transporter outer membrane subunit, with protein MTGFKPNWILSALMGSLLLAGCSLAPEYQPAKVVIPLQFKEADAKLDDPNWTVAQPADAQSRGEWWRIFNDPQLNELEQQAISGNQNLKAAAANIQASRALRSAAQAERLPSIGAGFGPTRQKPSPASLGLDADAPTSARTLWRAQANVSYELDLFGRVASSINAATADVQQQEALYHSALLALQADVAQAYFLIRQFDAEQAIYAQNIKLLTENQNLIQARYRNGLVSDLDVSRAQTELSTAQSNALSITRNRASTEHALAVLLGKPPADFSLAIQPLSAIAIRLPAGLPSSLLERRPDIAAAERAMAADNARIGIARAAFFPKLDLTGALGYESASLGDLGKWSSRTFLLGPVAGTILSLPLFDGGQRKVGVAQARADYEQSVANYRQTVLNAFREVENGLSDQRILDQQIQAQGQALTSSRHANQLSHLRYREGRISYLDVIDSDRNILQQEQLAAQLHGSRMIASVGLIRALGGGWHTGQAELVQ; from the coding sequence ATGACAGGATTCAAACCAAACTGGATACTCTCCGCTCTAATGGGAAGCCTGCTGCTTGCAGGCTGCTCATTGGCACCTGAATATCAGCCAGCCAAGGTGGTCATTCCGCTGCAATTTAAGGAAGCAGATGCCAAACTAGATGATCCCAACTGGACTGTCGCGCAACCTGCCGATGCGCAGTCTCGCGGTGAGTGGTGGCGTATTTTTAATGATCCGCAACTGAATGAGCTAGAACAACAGGCTATCTCAGGCAACCAGAATCTAAAAGCGGCAGCAGCCAATATTCAAGCATCTCGTGCCTTGAGGTCTGCTGCACAAGCTGAACGCTTACCTAGTATTGGGGCAGGTTTTGGGCCAACCCGTCAAAAACCCTCACCCGCGTCTTTAGGGCTCGATGCAGATGCACCGACATCTGCACGAACCTTATGGCGGGCACAAGCCAATGTCTCCTATGAACTGGATCTATTTGGACGGGTTGCCAGCAGTATCAATGCAGCGACCGCAGATGTGCAGCAACAGGAAGCACTTTATCATTCGGCACTGTTAGCCTTGCAAGCAGATGTGGCACAGGCTTACTTTCTGATTCGTCAATTCGATGCTGAACAAGCCATTTATGCGCAAAACATCAAGTTACTGACAGAGAATCAAAATTTGATTCAAGCACGTTATCGCAATGGTCTTGTCAGTGATCTGGATGTTTCTCGTGCGCAAACGGAACTCTCGACCGCTCAAAGCAATGCACTCAGCATTACACGGAATCGTGCCAGTACCGAACATGCATTGGCAGTATTACTCGGTAAACCGCCTGCTGATTTTAGCTTAGCAATTCAACCCTTGTCCGCTATTGCGATTCGCCTGCCCGCGGGTTTACCTTCGAGCTTGCTTGAACGTCGTCCTGATATCGCTGCCGCAGAACGCGCTATGGCCGCCGATAATGCACGCATTGGTATTGCCCGTGCTGCCTTTTTCCCCAAACTAGATCTCACTGGTGCGCTGGGTTATGAATCTGCGAGTTTAGGAGATTTAGGTAAATGGTCGAGTCGGACTTTTTTACTCGGTCCCGTTGCTGGCACAATTTTATCTTTACCGCTATTTGATGGCGGGCAACGTAAGGTAGGTGTTGCACAAGCACGGGCTGACTATGAACAAAGTGTGGCGAATTATCGGCAAACGGTGCTTAATGCTTTCCGTGAAGTTGAAAATGGTTTGTCTGATCAGCGTATTCTGGATCAGCAAATACAGGCTCAGGGTCAAGCACTTACTTCATCCCGACATGCCAATCAGCTTTCACATTTGCGTTATCGTGAAGGTAGGATCAGCTATCTGGATGTGATTGATTCTGACCGGAATATCTTGCAGCAGGAGCAATTGGCTGCGCAGCTTCATGGTAGTCGAATGATTGCCAGTGTAGGCCTCATCCGTGCTTTAGGTGGTGGATGGCATACAGGACAAGCAGAGCTGGTACAGTAA
- a CDS encoding PoNe immunity protein domain-containing protein, giving the protein MSFLTERRQQFLTEANFHGTRDLTLRVMQRQKDNLSKSEGADVGWHLSMWFGIAEGTFNNFILSYTAGESIESLRYALENVVVAYENYLKALLQNSGDQNEMAFPIRSFDGYCPYLWLISLCYLLHRQDLLPRVARLVDGEDEENAGIDFNIEELLNYSKELERYETDDCVSGCYGLFADALSEPNKVQALNLLNGFLKKWYKDLSAASWHDSHLSDDGYFGYWAFEAGAAVYLLEIEDDSSLHQYLYYPKDLVQFAKTFVPLANDISNKQGNQLRCEAGENCPKTGDWYSPANNMEKRHFKQGETMPEIKNNPWGLTIWYLVE; this is encoded by the coding sequence ATGAGTTTTTTGACTGAAAGAAGACAACAGTTTTTGACGGAAGCAAACTTTCATGGCACTAGGGATTTAACTTTGCGTGTAATGCAAAGGCAAAAAGATAATTTGAGTAAATCAGAAGGTGCTGATGTTGGATGGCATTTATCAATGTGGTTTGGTATAGCTGAAGGGACATTTAATAATTTTATATTGTCATATACCGCAGGTGAGTCTATTGAAAGTTTACGTTATGCATTAGAAAATGTAGTTGTTGCTTATGAAAATTATTTAAAGGCATTATTACAAAATAGCGGTGATCAAAATGAAATGGCATTTCCAATAAGATCTTTTGATGGGTATTGTCCTTATTTATGGCTAATAAGCTTATGTTATTTATTGCATCGACAGGATTTATTACCAAGAGTTGCTCGTTTAGTTGATGGTGAGGATGAGGAAAATGCAGGTATTGATTTCAATATAGAAGAGCTTCTTAATTACTCTAAAGAGTTAGAGCGGTATGAAACTGATGATTGTGTTTCTGGATGTTACGGTCTTTTTGCTGATGCATTAAGTGAACCTAATAAAGTACAAGCATTAAACTTATTAAATGGTTTTCTAAAAAAATGGTATAAGGATTTATCAGCAGCTTCTTGGCATGATAGTCATTTAAGTGATGACGGATATTTTGGGTATTGGGCTTTCGAAGCGGGTGCAGCAGTCTACTTATTAGAAATTGAAGACGATAGCAGTCTTCATCAATATTTATATTATCCGAAAGATTTAGTTCAATTTGCGAAGACTTTTGTACCATTAGCAAATGATATAAGCAATAAGCAAGGAAATCAGCTTAGATGTGAAGCTGGTGAAAATTGCCCAAAAACAGGCGACTGGTATAGTCCCGCTAATAATATGGAAAAGCGTCATTTTAAGCAAGGCGAAACGATGCCTGAGATTAAAAACAATCCATGGGGATTGACGATTTGGTATTTAGTGGAATAA